One Coffea arabica cultivar ET-39 chromosome 5e, Coffea Arabica ET-39 HiFi, whole genome shotgun sequence DNA segment encodes these proteins:
- the LOC140007018 gene encoding uncharacterized protein, with protein sequence MPRSSRIGELIFDPEVEKTARRTRKETRRLREEQYDIAPQELDPEVEPTNLSGDNSSDSDREEVTMANARTLRELAAPDLNQQPLCITFPHLNDDTPFELKSGLIHLLPSFHGLPGEEPYKHLQEFDVVCNSMKPPGITEEQIKMRAFPFSLKDSTKDWLYYLPPGSITTWDQLKKKFLDKYFPASRAASLRKEICGIKQHPSESLYEYWERFKKLCTKCPQHQISEQLLIQYFYEGLLFRDRSIIDAASGGALVNKTPRGAWELIEGMAENSQQFGSREDIPTRRVNEVETSSIQQQISELTSFVRQLAVGSASQVKVCGVCTAVGHPTEMCPLVQEETAEQVNMAGHAPAPRKQYDPYSNTYNPGWRDHPNLSYGGNRQSNFVPNRQQGHQQQYHPRPPPPPPPSNSSPSMEEMMKQLLANQQKTDSDLQSMRNQLGQVQSLQNQMNQMAITINRLESQVQGKLPSQPETNPKNVSAMTLRSGKEVQGPEPVISKDKDEERIEKELEEEDRGNKNAKVPSNPIPIVKTNPPPFPSRLEKPKKQDKEKEVTEIFRKVEINIPLLDAIKQVPRYAKFLRDLCANRKRLKGDERVIVGENVSAILQRKLPPKCGDPGMFTIPCRIGNTLIGKAMLDL encoded by the coding sequence atgccTCGCTCTTCTCGTATAGGCGAATTAATTTTCGACCCTGAAGTAGAGAAGACCGCGCGTAGAACGAGAAAAGAAACCAGGCGGCTCAGGGAGGAGCAATACGATATTGCTCCTCAGGAACTTGATCCAGAGGTTGAGCCGACAAATTTGTCTGGtgacaattcaagtgattcagaCCGAGAGGAAGTCACTATGGCAAATGCACgaacactaagggagttggctgctcctgatttaaatcagcagcccTTGTGCATTACTTTTCCACATTTAAATGATGACACTCCctttgaactaaaatctggtcTAATTCATCTATTGCCATCTTTCCATGGTCTACCAGGTGAGGAGCCCTACAAGCACTTGCAAGAGTTCGACGTCGTTTGCAACAGTATGAAGCCTCCGGGAATTACAGAAGAGCAAATAAAGATGAGGGCTTTCCCCTTCTCTTTGAAGGACTCTACAAAAGACTGGCTCTACTACCTACCGCCtggtagtatcaccacgtgggatcaattgaagaaaaaatttctggACAAGTACTTTCCGGCGTCTCGAGCTGCGAGCCTGAGGAAAGAGATATGTGGTATCAAACAACACCCTAGCGAGTCTCTCTATGAGTACtgggagagatttaagaaactatGCACCAAATGCCCTCAGCATCAGATAAGTGAGCAACTGCTCATTCAATATTTCTATGAGGGGTTGCTTTTCAGGGACAGAAGCATAatcgatgctgcaagtggaggggcgtTGGTGAACAAAACCCCTCGAGGAGCATGGGAGTTGATTGAAGGGATGGCTGAGAACTCACAGCAGTTTGGTTCAAGAGAGGACATCCCGACGCGTAGGGTGAATGAGGTGGAAACGTCCTCTATCCAACAGCAGATCTCCGAATTAACATCTTTCGTAAGACAATTAGCTGTGGGGAGTGCTTCACAAGTCAAAGTGTGTGGGGTGTGCACTGCCGTAGGTCATCCTACGGAAATGTGTCCActggttcaagaagaaactgcagaacaggtgaacatggctggCCACGCGCCCGCGCCAAGAAAGCAGTACGACCCGTACTCAAACACCTACAATCCTGGTTGGAGGGATCACCCCAACCTTAGCTATGGAGGAAATAGGCAGTCTAACTTTGTGCCAAATAGACAGCAAGGACACCAACAGCAGTACCATCCtcgcccaccaccaccaccacccccttCAAACTCAAGTCCGTCCATGGAAGAAATGATGAAGCAATTACTTGCTAACCAACAAAAGACGGATTCAGACTTGCAAAGCATGAGGAATCAACTGGGACAGGTGCAATCAttgcaaaatcaaatgaatcaaatggCCATAACAATCAACCGTTTGGAGTCCCAAGTTCAAGGGAAGTTGCCATCTCAACCTGAGACGAATCCAAAGAATGTAAGCGCAATGACCTTAAGGAGTGGGAAGGAAGTTCAAGGACCCGAACCCGTGATTTCTAAAGACAAGGACGAGGAACGGATCGAGAAAGAATTAGAAGAGGAGGACAGAGGCAACAAAAATGCAAAGGTACCCTCGAACCCAATTCCTATAGTTAAAACTAATCCACCTCCCTTTCCTAGCAGGTTAGAGAAACCAAAGAAGCAAGACAAGGAAAAAGAGGTCACAGAGATTTTTCGCAAGGTGGAGATCAACATACCCCTACTGGATGCGATTAAACAAGTACCCAGGTACGCAAAATTTTTGAGGGACCTGTGTGCCAACCGCAAGCGGTTGAAGGGGGATGAACGAGTTATAGTTGGGGAGAATGTTTCAGCAATTCTACAAAGAAAGCTTCCACCGAAATGcggagatccaggtatgtttactattccTTGTAGGATAGGTAATACTTTGATTGGGAAGGCCATGTTAGACCTGTGA